One window of Oligoflexus sp. genomic DNA carries:
- a CDS encoding SDR family NAD(P)-dependent oxidoreductase: protein MNTRRHPWATYGLAIAGSYYAVRALRTAFRLQSLRGKIVLITGGSKGLGMILARDFALKGARVAICARSVDELEKARSWIHKEAAAAILAVPCDVSQRDEVERMIKHVQRVYGPIDILINNAGTIAVAPLEATTVQDFEKAQNVMFWGMLYPILAVLPTMREKKSGQIVNITSIGSMISIPHMIPYSSAKFAALGLSLGLCTELKPSGIQVTTILPGLMRTGSFINAEFNGRKEAEYKWFSIAASLPFLSISAERAARKIMNAVVNRDSLRILGLPAQIAATIQANFPRLAVQGLSLINKLLPKADSRMQSYEAPTAGRNLKASEPVSLRVLKGLGHSAVQSYQT from the coding sequence ATGAACACCAGACGGCATCCTTGGGCCACCTATGGGCTGGCCATAGCCGGCAGTTATTATGCGGTCCGCGCGCTGCGCACGGCCTTTCGACTTCAGAGCCTTCGCGGCAAGATCGTGCTGATCACCGGCGGCTCCAAAGGCCTCGGCATGATTCTGGCGCGGGATTTTGCTTTGAAGGGAGCACGCGTTGCGATCTGTGCACGCAGCGTTGATGAGCTGGAAAAAGCCCGATCCTGGATCCATAAAGAAGCAGCGGCTGCAATTCTGGCTGTTCCCTGCGATGTTTCGCAACGCGATGAAGTGGAGCGGATGATCAAGCATGTCCAGCGTGTCTATGGGCCGATTGATATCCTCATCAACAATGCGGGCACCATCGCCGTCGCGCCTTTGGAAGCAACCACGGTCCAGGACTTTGAGAAGGCTCAGAACGTCATGTTCTGGGGAATGCTCTATCCGATCCTGGCTGTGCTGCCCACCATGCGTGAGAAAAAATCCGGACAGATCGTGAATATCACATCCATCGGATCCATGATCAGCATTCCGCATATGATTCCCTATAGCAGCGCGAAGTTCGCAGCGCTTGGACTGTCGCTTGGTCTTTGCACGGAACTGAAGCCCTCTGGGATACAGGTGACGACGATACTTCCTGGACTGATGCGCACGGGCTCTTTCATCAACGCGGAATTCAACGGGCGAAAGGAGGCTGAATACAAATGGTTCTCGATCGCCGCCTCCTTGCCTTTCCTCTCAATCTCGGCCGAACGCGCCGCCCGCAAAATCATGAATGCGGTCGTGAATAGGGACAGTCTTCGCATCCTGGGACTGCCGGCGCAGATCGCAGCGACGATCCAGGCGAACTTTCCGCGGTTGGCCGTTCAGGGTTTGAGTCTGATCAATAAGCTTTTGCCCAAAGCCGATAGCCGCATGCAGAGCTATGAGGCCCCAACCGCCGGACGGAACCTTAAGGCCAGCGAGCCGGTGTCGCTGCGAGTTCTGAAGGGCCTTGGCCATTCTGCTGTTCAAAGCTATCAAACCTGA
- a CDS encoding family 43 glycosylhydrolase, giving the protein MAKNLIDIGRAPSVKVWQAPSGTEHSRQLWAAELHYLDGLWYIYYAASDGNNATHRMYVLESIGQDPTGPYRFKGRIAAATDRWAIDGTVLEPGDGRRYFVWSGWDGDENIQQNLYIAPMQNPWTLGSADPNTLRMEAEQANLKNVTTRRASQASGGEAVAPRDQAGSFLEFHFEMPRSGTYQLDIRYASGAGRDSTHEMSVNGGLQTLRYPPSGWNNFQTLQVFVPLVAGFNRIRFIHGAGGAELDVIEVKTIGSDRVVLSMPEAEFERLGGPAYINEGPQVLMRNGKIHIIYSASASWSDDYNLAQLSFQGGDLLNRNRWVKRGSVFARTAAVFAPGHASFTKSPDGQEMIYHAARYQGAGWDRDVRAQPFTWDAADNPVFGRPYSLVDQLPWPSGSLVH; this is encoded by the coding sequence TTGGCGAAAAACCTGATTGATATCGGACGTGCGCCCTCGGTCAAGGTCTGGCAGGCTCCTTCGGGGACCGAACATTCGCGCCAGCTTTGGGCCGCGGAACTTCATTATCTGGATGGGCTCTGGTACATCTACTATGCGGCGTCTGATGGCAACAATGCCACGCATCGCATGTACGTTTTGGAAAGCATAGGTCAGGATCCCACCGGGCCTTACCGCTTCAAAGGCAGGATCGCAGCGGCTACCGATCGCTGGGCCATAGACGGAACTGTCCTGGAGCCAGGAGACGGCCGCCGCTATTTTGTTTGGTCGGGCTGGGACGGGGACGAGAATATCCAGCAGAACCTTTACATCGCGCCCATGCAGAATCCATGGACCCTGGGGAGTGCTGATCCCAATACCCTGCGCATGGAAGCCGAGCAGGCGAACCTTAAGAATGTGACCACCCGACGCGCGAGCCAGGCTTCGGGAGGCGAGGCGGTGGCGCCACGGGACCAGGCGGGCAGTTTTCTTGAGTTTCATTTTGAGATGCCGCGCAGTGGAACCTATCAGCTTGATATTCGTTATGCCAGTGGCGCAGGACGCGACAGCACGCATGAAATGAGTGTCAATGGTGGACTGCAAACCTTGCGTTATCCGCCCTCGGGCTGGAACAATTTTCAGACTCTTCAGGTCTTTGTTCCGCTTGTCGCTGGATTCAATCGCATACGCTTCATCCATGGCGCAGGGGGCGCGGAGCTGGATGTCATCGAGGTGAAAACTATCGGCAGTGACCGCGTGGTCCTTTCCATGCCCGAGGCTGAATTCGAGCGCCTTGGCGGTCCCGCTTATATTAATGAAGGGCCCCAGGTCCTTATGCGAAACGGTAAAATACACATTATTTATTCGGCAAGCGCAAGCTGGAGCGATGACTACAATCTCGCTCAGCTGAGCTTTCAGGGCGGCGACCTTTTGAATCGCAACCGCTGGGTCAAGCGAGGGTCGGTATTCGCACGCACGGCTGCTGTCTTTGCTCCGGGACATGCGTCTTTTACGAAGTCTCCCGATGGTCAGGAGATGATCTATCACGCAGCCCGGTATCAGGGAGCCGGGTGGGATCGTGATGTGCGGGCGCAGCCTTTCACCTGGGATGCCGCGGACAATCCGGTTTTTGGTCGACCGTATTCTTTGGTCGACCAACTGCCCTGGCCGTCGGGGTCCCTTGTGCATTGA
- a CDS encoding VF530 family protein produces the protein MDKPRSKDPLEGVTLEALLTELVTQYGWEYLGQQVPIRCFQVNPSVKSSLTFLRRTPWARSKVENLYREWKTKSSYEG, from the coding sequence TTGGATAAGCCAAGATCAAAGGATCCCCTGGAAGGCGTCACTCTTGAAGCCCTTCTGACTGAGTTAGTCACGCAGTATGGCTGGGAATACCTCGGCCAGCAGGTTCCCATCCGCTGCTTTCAAGTCAACCCGAGCGTGAAATCCAGTCTGACTTTTCTGCGCCGAACACCCTGGGCGCGCAGCAAGGTCGAAAATCTTTATCGCGAATGGAAAACGAAGAGTTCCTATGAAGGATGA
- a CDS encoding 7TM diverse intracellular signaling domain-containing protein, which yields MMVWPHIRILLLAVLGFALGAPQGSACAQKGFCDLTTETWEHRDSLKLGGEWEFYWQQYLTPDDLRAAKGRVSAYVAPDTSWSKLGIPGVVEGSEGFATYHLRFTAHPEQIYTLRFPELRSAIRVWVNDEEIARIGELSRDGKETKARQRLIFHTFLPKPGVNTITIQQSNFSTIDHGGNGGVIIGPKVSILKDYILDVVLDSITFGAMLIMAFYHFYLWWLRPSSMSTFYFGLFAFSLGFRSLSAGNAELLTFSFPETPLELQIKIEYSGIALGFVSLIYLIRELFPQEFLRKLNIPSAILTLIWLGLIVITPAKVYPHFLLFYQVLILIAGLSQIVAIGFAIKRKREGARVFLAGFGAFFLTATNDILKTQQLIDTVPLSHVGSFLLTFSQAVLLSRRFNRAFDQAEEAERKERALNEALEQKVEERTEQINTILANVSSGFLLIDRSGRLLPGFTVSCHHLLGVKLHAGQLLSEVLVTDDQTRVCFKQAVAQVFEDQLPAAVSLSQIPPRVRINGLTLGVSGAELRHKDNGRIKAILFTIHDVSSLQEAEKRVQYNETLLSIIQEREAFKVFLKDFRESLAVAVAVAAIESGEQGPVRIFLHTLKGNLGTFGITALADRIHELESKSKVEADELQGLSEMMDEFLSENDKILRVDSLETDVLEMHPDDYREIIQYINRNVPDPQHSDLIKLYQRSHQKPIRSYTGPLPMTASYIARKLGKELQCTIEGQHIRIDESYAPVLRNLIHLVRNAVDHGIELPEDRGDKDKVGHLQIIFTLDKEQFRIVCEDDGRGLDYDRIRDKALKNDLLTSADAAKANESELSQLIFMPGFSTADEITTISGRGVGMSALADAVKAMKGSIHITSRSGQGLRIEIVLPNPDALQSIQTRIEKIA from the coding sequence ATGATGGTGTGGCCCCACATTCGTATCCTCCTCCTGGCCGTTCTGGGTTTCGCCCTGGGTGCGCCCCAGGGCAGCGCCTGCGCGCAGAAAGGTTTTTGTGATCTGACCACAGAAACCTGGGAGCATCGCGATTCACTGAAGCTTGGCGGGGAATGGGAATTTTACTGGCAGCAGTATCTGACCCCGGATGACCTCCGCGCCGCGAAGGGCAGAGTCTCGGCTTATGTTGCGCCCGACACCAGCTGGTCGAAACTGGGTATTCCAGGTGTGGTCGAAGGCTCAGAAGGCTTTGCCACCTATCACCTCAGATTCACGGCTCATCCTGAGCAGATCTATACCCTCCGTTTTCCTGAGCTGCGTTCCGCTATTCGCGTTTGGGTGAACGATGAAGAGATCGCGCGCATCGGCGAATTATCCCGCGATGGGAAAGAAACCAAGGCGCGCCAGCGGCTTATCTTTCACACCTTTCTTCCAAAGCCGGGCGTCAATACCATCACCATCCAGCAGTCCAATTTTTCCACCATAGATCACGGGGGTAACGGGGGCGTCATCATCGGTCCGAAGGTTTCGATCCTGAAGGATTATATCCTGGATGTGGTGCTCGACAGCATTACCTTTGGCGCCATGCTGATCATGGCCTTCTATCATTTCTATCTTTGGTGGCTCCGGCCCAGCAGCATGAGCACCTTCTATTTTGGTCTTTTTGCCTTTTCGCTCGGCTTCCGCTCCCTGTCTGCCGGCAATGCGGAACTCCTGACTTTCAGTTTTCCTGAAACTCCGCTTGAGCTGCAGATCAAAATTGAATATTCCGGTATCGCCCTTGGCTTTGTATCCCTGATCTATTTGATCCGCGAACTCTTCCCCCAGGAATTTTTGAGAAAGCTGAACATCCCGAGCGCGATCCTCACCCTGATTTGGCTTGGGCTGATCGTCATCACGCCGGCCAAGGTCTATCCGCACTTTTTGCTTTTCTATCAGGTTCTGATCCTGATCGCGGGCTTGAGCCAGATCGTGGCTATCGGTTTTGCCATAAAGCGAAAGCGCGAGGGGGCTCGGGTCTTCCTGGCAGGATTCGGTGCCTTTTTCCTGACCGCGACCAATGATATTCTGAAAACGCAGCAGCTGATAGATACCGTTCCCCTTTCGCATGTCGGAAGTTTTCTGCTGACCTTCTCGCAGGCCGTCCTCCTCTCCCGTCGTTTCAATCGAGCCTTTGATCAGGCGGAAGAGGCCGAACGGAAAGAACGAGCATTGAATGAAGCGCTGGAACAGAAGGTCGAGGAACGCACCGAGCAGATCAATACCATCCTCGCCAACGTGAGTTCTGGATTTTTGCTGATTGATCGCTCCGGCCGTCTTCTGCCGGGCTTTACTGTATCCTGTCATCATCTTCTCGGGGTGAAACTGCACGCTGGCCAGCTTCTGAGTGAAGTCCTGGTGACCGATGATCAGACCCGCGTCTGTTTCAAGCAGGCTGTCGCCCAGGTTTTTGAAGATCAACTCCCGGCAGCAGTGAGTCTCTCGCAAATTCCGCCGCGGGTTCGTATCAATGGTCTGACCCTGGGTGTGTCCGGAGCTGAGCTTCGGCACAAGGACAATGGCCGCATCAAAGCGATTCTTTTCACCATTCATGACGTCAGCAGCCTGCAGGAAGCCGAGAAAAGGGTTCAATATAATGAGACCCTCTTGTCGATCATCCAGGAACGCGAGGCCTTCAAAGTCTTCCTGAAGGACTTCCGCGAAAGCCTTGCGGTCGCGGTCGCGGTCGCAGCCATCGAGTCGGGTGAGCAGGGTCCGGTTCGCATCTTCCTGCATACACTCAAAGGTAATCTCGGGACATTCGGGATCACAGCCCTGGCGGATCGCATTCACGAACTGGAAAGCAAGTCCAAGGTGGAGGCCGATGAGCTTCAGGGACTTTCCGAGATGATGGATGAGTTCCTCAGTGAAAACGATAAAATCCTGCGCGTCGATAGCTTGGAAACCGATGTCCTGGAAATGCATCCCGATGACTATAGGGAAATCATTCAGTACATCAATCGTAACGTTCCGGATCCGCAGCATTCCGATCTGATCAAACTCTACCAGCGGTCTCATCAGAAGCCGATTCGCAGCTATACAGGCCCCCTGCCTATGACCGCGTCCTATATCGCGCGCAAGCTCGGCAAGGAGCTGCAGTGCACTATCGAAGGTCAGCATATTCGCATTGATGAATCCTACGCACCAGTCCTGCGGAATTTGATTCACCTCGTCCGCAATGCAGTGGATCACGGCATTGAACTGCCCGAAGATCGCGGCGACAAGGATAAAGTGGGGCATTTGCAGATTATTTTCACCTTGGATAAAGAACAATTCCGCATCGTATGCGAGGACGACGGCCGCGGCCTGGACTATGATCGCATCCGTGACAAAGCCTTGAAAAATGATCTGCTTACTTCTGCGGATGCTGCCAAGGCAAACGAATCCGAACTGTCTCAACTTATCTTCATGCCTGGTTTTTCCACGGCAGACGAAATTACGACCATTTCAGGGCGTGGAGTCGGAATGTCGGCTCTTGCCGACGCCGTCAAAGCCATGAAGGGCTCGATACATATCACGAGCCGCAGCGGCCAAGGCCTGCGGATTGAAATCGTGCTTCCCAACCCCGATGCCCTGCAAAGCATACAGACGCGCATCGAGAAGATTGCCTGA
- a CDS encoding MaoC/PaaZ C-terminal domain-containing protein, whose translation MNAQSYRVDQLPLPFPFYLKAVLGRRQYKEGQSLPATRIEWSNFEFSASAVAAYAKICAWPWSGRELPLLFPHSYFGPLHLKMLTDENFPLRVLGGVHLRNHVIQRRPLLLRQRYDAALFFTESRRRPQGLEVDFKTEITQGPALVWESSTTFLFRRKFKSEDAEHSRASLLQHLPDPQDKASFPVPALSGKQFGWITKDINPIHMSRYLAKAFGFERDLCHGMWALSRSLPLVDGVDWQMPLRNDVSFKGPLYMERDITVRVSRSQPELFELHSAGNERPCVLGSFKNVKEDEKL comes from the coding sequence ATGAATGCTCAGTCCTATCGCGTTGATCAGCTGCCCCTCCCGTTTCCCTTCTATTTGAAAGCCGTCCTGGGTCGCCGGCAGTATAAGGAAGGCCAGAGCCTGCCGGCGACGCGCATCGAATGGTCGAACTTTGAATTTTCGGCAAGCGCTGTCGCGGCCTATGCGAAAATCTGCGCCTGGCCATGGTCAGGACGGGAGCTGCCGCTTCTTTTCCCGCACTCCTATTTCGGTCCTTTGCATCTGAAGATGCTCACCGACGAAAATTTTCCGCTCAGGGTTTTAGGAGGCGTTCATCTGCGCAATCATGTGATTCAGCGAAGGCCTCTACTTTTACGGCAGCGTTATGATGCGGCGCTTTTTTTCACAGAATCCCGGCGACGTCCCCAGGGTCTGGAAGTTGATTTTAAGACGGAGATCACGCAGGGTCCTGCTCTCGTCTGGGAAAGCAGCACGACTTTTCTTTTCCGTCGCAAGTTCAAAAGCGAGGATGCCGAACATTCCCGGGCCAGCCTTCTGCAGCATCTTCCCGATCCGCAGGACAAGGCTTCATTTCCAGTCCCTGCTCTGAGCGGCAAACAGTTCGGCTGGATCACCAAGGATATCAATCCCATTCATATGTCGCGCTACCTCGCCAAGGCCTTTGGTTTTGAGCGGGATCTCTGCCACGGTATGTGGGCCTTGAGTCGAAGCCTTCCTTTAGTGGACGGTGTCGATTGGCAAATGCCCCTACGGAATGATGTCAGTTTCAAAGGTCCGCTTTACATGGAACGTGACATCACCGTCAGAGTCAGTCGCAGTCAGCCGGAGCTGTTTGAGCTTCATAGTGCGGGTAACGAAAGACCCTGTGTCCTGGGTTCTTTCAAAAACGTGAAGGAAGATGAAAAATTGTGA
- a CDS encoding SDR family oxidoreductase, with protein sequence MSYWQGKTVIITGAGSGIGKELALELARRQALVIATDIEGAAVRETAKACGSRAEALTLDVCDPRAVAALCEDVAKRHGRLDFLFNNAGIGIYGEAYEIPLEAWNRIIDINIRGVIHGIQGAYPIMVKQRSGHIINTASLAGLGAVPLFAPYCMTKHAVVGLTRSLRFEAETYGVRVSALCPAAIETPLLDRTENAGLPSLDWRPNVRRFLGQLGGPPYPVDRFVQEALAAIERNEDIIVLPKRAQIANKLGMYLPSLVAKITRKAVTQERADRVKTAK encoded by the coding sequence ATGAGCTATTGGCAAGGGAAGACAGTTATCATAACAGGCGCAGGATCGGGCATTGGCAAGGAGCTCGCATTGGAATTGGCAAGGCGTCAGGCCCTTGTGATCGCCACGGATATCGAAGGGGCCGCGGTGCGTGAGACAGCCAAAGCCTGTGGCAGCCGAGCGGAAGCGCTGACCCTGGATGTATGTGATCCACGCGCCGTGGCCGCCCTATGCGAGGATGTTGCCAAACGCCATGGCCGCCTGGATTTTCTGTTCAATAACGCCGGCATTGGAATCTATGGCGAGGCCTATGAAATTCCGCTTGAAGCCTGGAACCGCATTATTGATATCAACATCCGTGGCGTGATTCATGGGATTCAAGGCGCCTACCCCATCATGGTCAAGCAACGCAGCGGTCATATTATCAACACGGCGTCCCTGGCCGGACTCGGAGCCGTTCCACTGTTCGCGCCTTACTGCATGACCAAACACGCGGTCGTGGGTCTGACCCGCAGTCTGCGTTTTGAAGCTGAAACCTATGGAGTTCGCGTCAGCGCTCTCTGTCCCGCTGCAATCGAAACGCCGCTGCTTGACCGCACGGAAAATGCCGGTCTTCCAAGCCTCGACTGGCGACCCAACGTGCGGCGCTTTTTAGGGCAGCTAGGCGGACCACCGTATCCAGTCGATCGCTTTGTCCAGGAAGCTCTTGCGGCTATCGAACGCAACGAGGATATCATCGTCCTGCCGAAACGGGCGCAGATTGCGAATAAACTCGGAATGTATCTGCCGTCGCTGGTCGCGAAAATCACGCGCAAGGCTGTGACCCAGGAAAGAGCCGATCGCGTGAAGACAGCGAAATAA
- a CDS encoding nitroreductase family protein, which produces MSSKSDVFKSMSSARFSPPEDASLVPSPEFAGSHLESFQKVLRARRSIRIYTGDPIPEAVMREALKEATLAPSSSNLQTYELYWVRDPERRKALAEACLGQPAATTAGELIVVAARSDLWQSNLQKLLNVMTAGDRKLPASVDFYYKTLIPKIMTRGPLGLMNILRRISFFVTGLKKPTVRTPVNEADHRIFGHTQAALAAQTLMLSLTAHGYDTCPMGGFDAVRVKKVLNLPAKAEVAMVISAGTRKPEGLYGPQVRLQDQDLIKEI; this is translated from the coding sequence ATGAGTTCCAAGTCTGACGTCTTTAAAAGCATGAGTAGCGCACGTTTCAGTCCCCCCGAGGATGCCTCTCTTGTACCCTCGCCTGAATTCGCGGGCAGCCATCTCGAATCATTCCAGAAGGTTTTAAGAGCCCGCCGTTCCATCCGTATTTATACAGGCGATCCCATTCCTGAGGCTGTGATGCGGGAAGCTTTGAAGGAAGCGACTCTGGCTCCTAGCTCGTCCAATCTTCAAACCTACGAGCTTTATTGGGTGCGCGATCCCGAGCGGAGAAAGGCGCTGGCAGAGGCCTGTCTTGGACAACCTGCAGCGACCACTGCCGGGGAATTGATCGTCGTCGCGGCCCGCTCGGATCTTTGGCAATCAAATCTGCAAAAGCTCCTGAACGTCATGACCGCGGGCGATCGGAAACTGCCGGCTTCCGTCGACTTTTATTATAAAACCCTTATTCCCAAAATCATGACGCGCGGTCCTCTGGGGCTGATGAACATCTTGCGCAGAATCAGCTTTTTCGTGACCGGACTTAAAAAACCCACGGTGCGGACGCCGGTGAATGAAGCGGACCATCGCATCTTCGGTCACACCCAGGCGGCTCTTGCTGCTCAGACCCTGATGCTGTCGCTGACCGCTCACGGCTACGATACCTGCCCCATGGGTGGTTTTGATGCTGTGCGAGTGAAGAAGGTTTTGAACCTGCCTGCCAAGGCTGAGGTCGCCATGGTCATCAGCGCCGGCACGCGGAAACCGGAGGGGCTCTATGGCCCTCAGGTCCGTTTGCAGGATCAAGACCTGATCAAAGAGATCTGA
- a CDS encoding AarF/ABC1/UbiB kinase family protein, with translation MAKYKISTELLQNCETKVRQKYLALGSKKEALLQLFSDLESARIQTEADALDTYFRVLLALDLNQNVPSIKDRDKTRLLELAETCLGFCQIRPVTSHHSHLYFRLYQAMAQNTAQSGQAWESTVQIMLGEYMGRDGRSHDEPSAWLRGKQAWMLGHLRTAKVALHTALMIEMDPTFARDKAWQLLIRAYRLSGEGDEALLHATAFLQEFTDNPEAATLYQWIHVLARIQKGADAKILNEFLNAQGQDLDSPSLGLSLLWLGACPGREFLKDAGKWKVSTDFAWQLLSTLKLLHDQSTPLQQRFEILGKRLTTLAASPDPECSLLFLACAIRWLIRIKQLTFASVLHEEYRTQSLRLSDGQFPDVLGVMRDMSESLPIVVSKEAFRGQQKLYTGTTPRFLKVAQTMARCSIHVAKLYLRNLEPEAFAQQQQQVFRDFMKDFELVLGELKGPAMKIAQMIAASYFVDKDAQAIMQRIHDDARPLPLPDIEEQLAKAWRQPLDRVLKEFDAHPIAVASIGQVYRGVMHDGTQLAIKFKYPGIEDAVRSDLRLVKLFAPLLRQFIPAEHLHVMIEQFTKRFERECDYQQEAAAQERFAQSFAGDPEIRIPRVLKDLSTDQVLVTEFAEGHRLDHFIETAGQEELNAAARRILRFSLLALLKHGNQHIDPNLANFIVTPETITVLDFGACMEIPQDLKTVYGAIMVSRFQGDDASLYELAMTLRLFDRRDMPFEEFVKAISPSLMAPYAFDRERTFFEEGHVNLAEYFLKKGLTKKVQLDPRYVFTNAGSILGESVLARMGARINWHQLVKKVLMEIGLLQA, from the coding sequence ATGGCGAAATATAAGATTTCAACCGAGCTGCTGCAAAACTGCGAGACGAAAGTCCGGCAGAAATATCTCGCGCTCGGCTCGAAAAAAGAAGCCCTGCTCCAACTTTTTTCCGATCTGGAGTCCGCGCGCATCCAGACCGAAGCGGATGCTCTCGACACTTACTTCCGCGTGCTGCTGGCCCTCGATCTGAATCAAAACGTCCCGTCGATCAAGGATCGCGACAAGACCCGGCTTTTGGAACTCGCGGAAACCTGCCTCGGATTCTGTCAGATACGTCCGGTCACCTCGCATCACAGCCATCTCTATTTCCGTCTTTATCAGGCCATGGCCCAGAACACCGCCCAGAGCGGACAGGCCTGGGAAAGCACCGTTCAGATCATGCTCGGTGAATATATGGGCCGCGATGGTCGCAGCCATGATGAACCCAGCGCGTGGCTGCGTGGAAAGCAGGCCTGGATGCTCGGCCATCTGCGAACAGCCAAAGTCGCTTTGCATACAGCCCTGATGATCGAAATGGATCCGACCTTCGCCCGCGACAAGGCCTGGCAGCTTCTGATCCGCGCCTATCGTTTGAGCGGCGAAGGCGACGAGGCTCTGCTTCACGCCACTGCCTTTCTTCAGGAATTCACGGACAATCCTGAGGCAGCTACCCTTTATCAGTGGATACACGTACTCGCTCGCATACAAAAAGGGGCGGACGCGAAAATTCTGAATGAATTTTTAAATGCCCAAGGTCAGGATCTGGATAGCCCGAGCCTTGGCCTTAGTCTTCTGTGGCTGGGAGCCTGCCCAGGACGGGAATTTTTAAAGGACGCCGGCAAATGGAAAGTCAGCACGGATTTCGCCTGGCAGCTGCTCAGTACCTTGAAGCTTCTCCATGATCAGAGCACACCCCTTCAGCAGCGTTTCGAAATACTCGGAAAACGCCTGACGACACTCGCTGCGTCCCCCGATCCCGAGTGTTCTCTCCTGTTTTTAGCCTGTGCGATTCGCTGGCTGATCCGCATCAAGCAGCTGACCTTCGCCTCTGTCTTGCATGAGGAATACCGCACGCAGTCTCTCCGCCTCTCCGATGGGCAGTTCCCCGACGTCCTGGGCGTCATGCGCGATATGAGCGAATCCCTGCCGATCGTCGTCAGCAAGGAAGCGTTCCGCGGTCAGCAGAAACTTTATACGGGAACCACGCCGCGCTTTTTGAAAGTGGCGCAGACCATGGCCCGCTGCTCCATTCATGTCGCAAAACTCTATCTTCGAAATCTGGAGCCTGAAGCCTTTGCTCAACAGCAGCAGCAAGTGTTTCGAGATTTCATGAAGGACTTCGAGCTGGTCCTGGGCGAACTCAAGGGCCCGGCCATGAAAATCGCGCAGATGATCGCGGCCAGCTACTTCGTCGATAAGGATGCTCAGGCCATCATGCAGCGTATCCATGATGATGCCCGGCCGCTGCCGCTGCCGGACATTGAAGAGCAACTGGCCAAAGCCTGGCGTCAGCCGCTGGATCGTGTTCTCAAAGAATTCGATGCCCACCCCATCGCTGTTGCGTCCATAGGCCAGGTCTATCGCGGCGTCATGCACGATGGGACTCAGCTGGCGATCAAGTTCAAATATCCGGGAATCGAAGACGCCGTTCGTTCGGATTTACGTCTGGTGAAACTCTTCGCTCCACTTTTGCGGCAGTTCATTCCTGCCGAACACCTGCACGTGATGATCGAGCAGTTCACCAAACGTTTCGAAAGGGAATGTGACTATCAGCAGGAGGCCGCCGCACAGGAACGCTTTGCTCAATCCTTCGCCGGTGATCCCGAGATTCGGATTCCCAGGGTTTTGAAGGATCTCAGCACCGATCAGGTCCTGGTCACGGAATTTGCGGAAGGTCACAGATTGGATCACTTCATCGAAACAGCCGGGCAGGAGGAGCTGAATGCCGCCGCCAGGAGGATCCTCCGCTTCAGCCTTCTGGCTCTTCTGAAACACGGCAATCAGCATATCGACCCGAACCTTGCTAATTTCATCGTGACTCCGGAGACCATCACCGTCCTTGATTTCGGCGCCTGCATGGAAATTCCCCAGGACCTGAAGACAGTTTACGGAGCCATCATGGTCAGTCGCTTCCAAGGTGATGACGCCAGCCTCTACGAACTGGCCATGACCCTTCGGCTCTTTGATCGGAGGGATATGCCCTTCGAGGAGTTTGTCAAAGCGATCAGCCCCTCACTCATGGCTCCCTATGCCTTCGATAGGGAAAGGACTTTTTTTGAAGAGGGCCATGTGAACCTTGCGGAATACTTTTTGAAGAAGGGATTGACGAAGAAGGTCCAGCTGGATCCGCGCTATGTCTTCACGAATGCTGGCTCCATCCTAGGCGAAAGCGTGCTTGCACGCATGGGAGCCCGAATAAATTGGCATCAGCTGGTGAAAAAAGTCCTGATGGAAATCGGCCTTCTTCAAGCTTAA